From Euwallacea fornicatus isolate EFF26 chromosome 39, ASM4011564v1, whole genome shotgun sequence:
GGAGATAAAAATGAGTGACAAACAGATAAATATCACATTAAGCGCAAACGGCAGTGACGCAACAGAATGAAATCTGCAGTATCCCATTGTTGCCAGCAGAAATCCGAAAATTTGCTACGACTTGAGAAACATAATACATGGCATATATTCAAAGATGAGAAATGTATAAAATGAtctatttcataaaattaaatgttaaaaaataaaacgcatCAGGTTTCTTGACTTCATTATGTATAGAAGCGGACCATTGAATAGTCatacttttattttcctttgctGGCAATATGTAAAATAGGGCGGTTGAAAAATATGGTTTGAGTCCTTCCAATATTCTGGGAATCTTCTCATAGAAGTAGTAAAAACAAGTGCTACCCAGGTATCcatcaatttaaattgaaacgcAGTAAAACTTATAACACTCAGCAATTAATGACATTTAATAACTAACAATTCttaaataaggaaatttctagaaaacttactaTTTTTGGCAACAACGCGTAAGTTCGCTAACAAAGCGTCATATCGCCAATTTAAAACAGTAATGGAAGATAGAATGGATATGAGTAAATTTCATGTTAAAAGACCTTGGcacaaatttcgtttttagaaatgttaatattttgcTTAAGTTGAGAACGAATAAACAAAcgaatttctttcaaattcgtaaaaacgctggaaaattttctattactgCCATGACACATCGCCAtgacaaaagtaaaaaatggcCGAAGATTTCACAACGGATACTCATTTCTtgttatattaatatttcatgttttatgatgtgttttacaattgaaaaatgtgggtttatgataaaaataatataaactcATAGGGAATCTGTTTATTGTAAATACAGTACGAGTAATCTTTCGTTGGATCTTACCATATTGCGGCAGCTATCCGCCAGTTTCCTTCGCAGCACAAAGTTCTTCCAAAGATTAGCGGCTTAAAACGTGGTATTGTTAGATCTTCGCTCGTCGCAGAAACGCATCTACGATAGCAAATCGTCTTttcaaatgtcaaaaaagtccCGAACTATCGAGCCAACGCCCGAGCCCACCATTGCTGTTATCTAAACCTAGCAATAGTAATGGGAGCTTGAACTTTAGATCTAACTAGCAAGTATTTGCAATATATTTCGACTACCAATGTACAGTCTATTATAAGTAGCTAAGCTAAAATTAACCGATTTACAAATGATATAGGCTTTACACCGAAAATATGGGAATTTATGTAAACCCTACTTCAAAAACGACCTTATAACGTGATGAATCAATCGGTAAACGAGAGTTGAATTCTGAACAAGACGGAAGTCGAACATCATGAGTTTGAGCAGGACCGTCTTGTCATAGTACGCATGCGTCCCATTGACATAACTTCCGGTAATACGAACGAATAGAGCAATGGTTCGTTTCAAATGTCGAACAGAGCAGTTAGAAAGTGTAAGTAGCAGTCACTAGAGATGTAACAATAATCCAGACTTTcagaaaaaacgtttttttttttaatttcttaaatttactaCAATATGAGAGCCAATATATTTCCAGGAAAACTCCAAAAGTctgtaaattttagtttgttAGAACtggcaaatttcaatttctataCCACAactaaacttgaaatttttggccaaattcattaaataattatttataagcGAAGCGAATATGGCAAGGAACGAAGTAATACAATCATTTTTATCATACTCGCAAAACAGAATGAAAAGGTTAGGGCGATCATCggttaaaaaatcaaaaggataataatagaaattattaaatatgaaaatagcaaatttttGGCGTCTTGGATTCCGGAATATGCAGTGGATGCGGATGAATTGAAAAGTATGGGTTGTAGAGTCAATGTAGTTAAAGTTGCTACGGTTAGCAAGAATGATATTATTAATGCAATTAGACTGTAAATTCACGGTGTTTATACCAGAATCTAGTGTATATAAATCGTGAAATCACAATGTCTTTCTAAATTTCTGTTTAGGGACGGAAAACACATTActaatacttttaaaatgaagACTTGACTTTGCTATTGTATAGAGACCAGGGATTATCCACTTTATGATGGAAATGCCGTGAACGATTAATAAATTAGTTGAGTATTGAATGTGCAATACATATCATCCCTTGCTTTGATATTTACTAGGAATTAGTTAAGAATTGctgatgaaaattaatttaattcttaACCATTGAACGGAGAAAATCATCAGTATTCTTCCGAAGTTCTTCAACTTCCATAAACCTAATATTTGATTAGATACATTAGATATAAATTAGACTGAGTATAAAATTTGCAGGATAACAAGTTCAACTGCCAAGTTTGTGTGctcatttttttactttacatGAACAGTCATGGATTCTTATTTGGTGGTGTAATTAGATTAGAAATTTAATCACctcaaaattcatataattatACTAAAAATCGGGGGTTGATGGAAAGACATCTAATCTGGTCCCCTTAAAGAACAGTACTGGGAAATTATCTCGTAACAGTGTTTAAGTGACATCAAAATAAGTGACAGCACGATAACCTTAACCTAAGTTaaccattaataaatttaataagttttatttatttgaaaatagaaatgttCTCCAGGACATTAATGTTAAATAACGTTCTTTCAAACTTGTTTCGCAGAAGACCTTTAAGCCTCACCTCCATATATTCGCAGGAAGATACTGAATCATCTCGTGTAGAGACTCGTGAACTCACGAATGATCGTACCCAAGTAATCCCCGTGGAAACTAGCAttcgttatttaaaaagtgcTGCATTCAAACAAACCTACGGAGACGAGCCCGTTTGGATTCCATATAGGAGGAATCATAAAGGAGCCTTGCCTCCAAAAAAGACTCGAAAAACCTGCATAAGAGGAGGCAAAATTTCAACTGGTAGTCCTTGCCCTATTTGCCGTGACGAGTACCTTGTTTTACATGAAGAGAATATTGAATTACTTAAACATTTCATTTCACCACACACTGGAGGGATATTATGGTATAATAAGACAGGGCTTTGCAGAAAACGTCAAGAACAATTAGAAATTTGCATTAGAAGAGCTTATGATAAGGGATTATTAACCTACGACGTGCCTTTTCGCAAGTACGACTATTCCCAATATCACCCAAAGAAGCTACAATGAAGGCAGTTTTTGTAATAGTTGGTGGGGGAATTGCAGGGGTTTCATGTGCTGAAACTCTTGCATATCTTCAACCTGAAAAATCCATTATTCTGTTGAGTGAGTctactttaataaaaacagttACAAATTTACATGCCATCACAAAAACAATAGTTTCCTTTGATATAGAAGAAACTTCTGGTAGTAGCCTTAGTGATAAGCATAAAAATGTCACTGTGGTGCATGATACCATAATTGAAGTGAAGGATAaccaatattttataataacaaaaagtgGCTTAAATATAAGATATAGTTACTTGTGTCTTTGCATGGGTGCAGAACCCAAGCTAATTCCTCAGTCGTTGGAACTTCCAAACTATATCATTGGCATAAGAGATACAGATTCTGTAGAAATATTcatagataaattaaaaaattgcaggaAAATTTTGGTAGTTGGTAATGGAGGGATTGCTTCAGAGATtgtatacaaaataataaataccaaAGTTGAATGGGTTATTAGGGATAATCACATATCTGCAACTTTCATAGATCCTGGAGCTGCAGAATTCTTCCAAGATATGTTCAAAAAAGATGGAGCCCTAACTGAGATTACCAGTAAGAGAATGCGATATCAAGAAGAGGATACTCTCACATCAGGAGCTGCTCTTGGGCCAGATTGgtacaaaaatttactaatgTCTGGCAACTCTAAAAAAGATGTTTATATACATTATAATTGTGAAGTTGCTTCAGTTTTGTTAGTACAAGACCAAGAGTACCCTTTGGAAGTTTCTTTGAACAATggccaaaaaattttttgtgatttaaTAGTATCTGCAACAGGGGTTACTCCAAGAACAAAATTCCAAACTGCAAAGAAACTTGATCTTGCCTTGGATGAAGGGATTAAAGTGGACCAATACATGAAAACTAATCTGGACAACATTTATGCTGCTGGAGATATCTGCAGTGCTAACTGGGATTTAGCTAAACATTGgtttcaaatgaaactgtGGACTCAGGCCAGGCAAATGGGCTGGTATGCAGCCAAATGCATGTCAGGAGATTTAAATAAGGAACAAATCCTGCAAGATTTCTGCTTTGAGATCTTCACACATTCAACCAAGCTGTTTGGGTACAAGGTGATTTTGCTGGGACTTTACAATGGACAGACATTAGACAATAACTATGAAGTGCTACTGAGAACTACAAAAGGAATGGAGTATATTAAATTGGTTATTCAGGATCACAAGTTGCAGGGTGCCGTTCTGATTGGAGAAACAGATTTGGAAGAAATGTGTGAAAACCTCATTTTGAATCAGATTAATTTAGAGCCATATGGAGATGACATTTTAAACCCTAATATTGATATAGAGGACTATTTTGATTAGTTTGTTATGCACTTATAATATTTCTAAAGATTAAAAGATAAAAGCCATACTGTCTACTACTTTCCCCCTGAATTCATTtgatatatcaataaaaacaataaattttagaacatatttattaaactaaaaatttaagcCTTAAGTGCAAATTTTCGTGGTGGGAAGGCTGACAATTTTCTGATTTCCTTAGGAGTCTTGATTTTGCTCTCATGTGATGAGAGTGCACGACGGATGGCGCGGGTCTTCTTGGGCCTCAAGTCCAAAGGTTTGTACTTCTTATTTTTATAGAGCTTCCTTAAGTTCTCCTTTTGCTTTTGGTGCATAACAATATACACACGGGCAATAGCTTTCCTTACAACTCGTCTAGAAAACAAATAGTATcaatcaaaattaacaaaattagattaaaaaaaaaacacctgtcTAGAAATAGCTAATCTTAAATAGTGAAACCCTTAATGAGGACAAAAATGAGGTTTAAGcaaatattggaaaagttACTTGTAGATATACTTACATCTTTGAGAGCTTAGAAGGAGCCCCACCAGTGACCTTGGCCACTCTCAGACTTGTCAGCTCTTTCTTCAAGTCTTCGAGCTGTTTGGTCAGctcttttttgtctttgtttcGCAACTCCGAGCACTTTACCTTACCctagaaaaattaaaccaaaatatAACCTAAAAACTAGATCTGATGattgatattaaaataaaggaGAAAATTGGCTAAATATGAATTGAACTTGATAGTGATCCTCAAAAGGGCGAATTTAAGATAGAAAATTATTCAAGATTGATTAaatgaatatatatatttcaagattatttaaaaacccaCCATTTTGGTTACTTGAAAAACGAATGAAGGacttttgttttgtttcgGCACCGTTGTATTAAATCATTTGACGTTTGTTGTAGTCAATTCAAACTTCACTTGCTCTAAAAGCTACGTAAATAATGTCAACAATAAAGATACCATACAGGATGTCTTTAAATGGagacaatttc
This genomic window contains:
- the RpL35 gene encoding large ribosomal subunit protein uL29, whose amino-acid sequence is MGKVKCSELRNKDKKELTKQLEDLKKELTSLRVAKVTGGAPSKLSKIRVVRKAIARVYIVMHQKQKENLRKLYKNKKYKPLDLRPKKTRAIRRALSSHESKIKTPKEIRKLSAFPPRKFALKA
- the Pyroxd1 gene encoding pyridine nucleotide-disulfide oxidoreductase domain-containing protein 1 — encoded protein: MKAVFVIVGGGIAGVSCAETLAYLQPEKSIILLSESTLIKTVTNLHAITKTIVSFDIEETSGSSLSDKHKNVTVVHDTIIEVKDNQYFIITKSGLNIRYSYLCLCMGAEPKLIPQSLELPNYIIGIRDTDSVEIFIDKLKNCRKILVVGNGGIASEIVYKIINTKVEWVIRDNHISATFIDPGAAEFFQDMFKKDGALTEITSKRMRYQEEDTLTSGAALGPDWYKNLLMSGNSKKDVYIHYNCEVASVLLVQDQEYPLEVSLNNGQKIFCDLIVSATGVTPRTKFQTAKKLDLALDEGIKVDQYMKTNLDNIYAAGDICSANWDLAKHWFQMKLWTQARQMGWYAAKCMSGDLNKEQILQDFCFEIFTHSTKLFGYKVILLGLYNGQTLDNNYEVLLRTTKGMEYIKLVIQDHKLQGAVLIGETDLEEMCENLILNQINLEPYGDDILNPNIDIEDYFD
- the mRpS18B gene encoding small ribosomal subunit protein mS40 codes for the protein MFSRTLMLNNVLSNLFRRRPLSLTSIYSQEDTESSRVETRELTNDRTQVIPVETSIRYLKSAAFKQTYGDEPVWIPYRRNHKGALPPKKTRKTCIRGGKISTGSPCPICRDEYLVLHEENIELLKHFISPHTGGILWYNKTGLCRKRQEQLEICIRRAYDKGLLTYDVPFRKYDYSQYHPKKLQ